In the Pyrolobus fumarii 1A genome, one interval contains:
- a CDS encoding isocitrate/isopropylmalate dehydrogenase family protein, whose amino-acid sequence MTVVRFCLIEGDGIGPEVSRATLRVLEAVSKRFGIGFEPVLCEAGDEAAKRRGSPLPEETLRKAKEIGIVLKGPVGETAGEVVTVLRRELGTYAAIRPAKTLPGVSPRCGKPLDVVIVRELLEGVYVQTEYVDVVSNSFAVALRVASARETERVARLAARIARGRRGIVSIIHKANVLHGTCGLFRDVAKRVLEEEGVVVEEYYVDAAAALLVRTPERFDVMLTPNLFGDILSDLAAELAGSLGLSPSANVGDKTGIFEPVHGAAFDIAGMGIANPTAMMLAAAMMLDWLGYRDAARAIEKAIEDALASGARTPDLGGNLKTMEFAEEVAKRIEAGNA is encoded by the coding sequence GTGACAGTTGTACGCTTCTGTCTCATCGAGGGTGACGGGATAGGCCCGGAGGTCTCTAGGGCTACGCTTCGCGTTCTTGAAGCCGTCTCGAAGAGGTTTGGTATTGGTTTTGAGCCTGTTCTGTGCGAGGCTGGCGACGAGGCCGCCAAGAGGAGGGGCTCGCCTCTCCCTGAGGAGACTCTCCGCAAGGCCAAGGAGATTGGTATCGTGTTGAAGGGCCCGGTTGGGGAGACCGCGGGGGAAGTCGTAACGGTGCTCCGTAGGGAGCTTGGGACGTACGCTGCTATCCGGCCGGCTAAGACTCTGCCTGGTGTCTCGCCCCGCTGTGGCAAGCCGCTTGACGTGGTAATAGTGAGAGAGCTTCTGGAGGGCGTGTATGTCCAGACCGAGTATGTTGATGTTGTCTCGAATAGCTTCGCGGTTGCGCTCCGTGTAGCCTCGGCGCGTGAGACCGAGAGAGTCGCGAGGCTAGCGGCTAGGATAGCCAGGGGGCGTAGAGGGATAGTCTCTATCATACACAAGGCTAACGTGCTTCACGGTACGTGTGGCCTCTTCCGCGATGTAGCGAAGAGGGTGCTAGAAGAGGAGGGGGTGGTCGTCGAGGAGTATTATGTGGATGCTGCGGCTGCACTCCTGGTGAGAACCCCAGAGCGCTTTGACGTGATGCTAACGCCAAACCTCTTCGGCGACATACTCAGCGACTTGGCCGCAGAGCTTGCTGGCAGCCTTGGCCTCTCGCCATCAGCCAACGTCGGCGACAAGACCGGCATATTCGAGCCGGTGCACGGCGCGGCATTCGACATAGCCGGGATGGGCATCGCGAATCCAACAGCAATGATGCTAGCAGCCGCCATGATGCTAGACTGGCTGGGTTACCGCGACGCGGCTCGCGCTATCGAGAAGGCGATAGAGGATGCTCTAGCCTCCGGCGCGCGTACACCAGACCTTGGAGGCAACTTGAAGACCATGGAGTTTGCAGAGGAGGTTGCAAAGAGGATAGAAGCTGGTAACGCCTAA
- a CDS encoding translation initiation factor IF-2 subunit beta, with amino-acid sequence MSCVRVRFLEATQTTARVKNVKLLYDYDYLLKRLYERLPTKGAKATRFEVPRLAVVRVGGKTIIRNFREICDALRREPRLVMRYLLRELATSGTYDDESGALTLNIRVQSQTLNALMDRFVKTYVICPTCGAPDTRLEKRGRTWVLICEACGAEQPVPTF; translated from the coding sequence TTGTCGTGTGTTAGGGTGAGGTTCTTGGAGGCTACGCAGACGACTGCACGCGTTAAGAACGTCAAGTTGCTCTACGACTATGACTATCTCTTGAAGAGGTTGTACGAGAGGTTGCCCACTAAGGGTGCTAAGGCGACTAGGTTCGAGGTGCCAAGGCTTGCCGTTGTGAGGGTGGGCGGCAAGACGATCATACGTAACTTCCGTGAGATTTGTGACGCGTTGAGGAGAGAGCCTAGGCTTGTAATGAGGTACTTGCTCCGCGAGCTTGCCACCAGCGGTACGTATGACGACGAGAGTGGCGCGCTGACGCTGAACATACGCGTACAATCACAGACGCTCAACGCGCTCATGGATAGGTTTGTGAAGACCTATGTCATATGCCCGACTTGCGGCGCTCCAGACACTAGGCTCGAGAAGCGCGGGAGAACATGGGTGCTCATATGCGAGGCGTGTGGCGCTGAGCAGCCAGTGCCGACCTTCTAA
- a CDS encoding DNA polymerase sliding clamp — protein MVYPAATKFKYIMQTIAKVLDQVPFMADPEEGLVVKALSADKTTMVVMKIPLGAFEEFDAPEKKGFIVPADELNKVAKRGTRNDIVEIVVEEDQRRLRVNFIDKKTGVRRTFYVPLIEGVVEELTEPQVELTVTAQMSADDFKHIVRDAKIVSDEVEFVAEQDRLIARTVTPQKEYYNIMEVGRPLITYEVRTNPPVVSKYAVDLLQSSLKATQAASTATIEFGEALPMRITFDLPGGGTLVYWISPRM, from the coding sequence ATGGTCTACCCTGCTGCCACGAAGTTCAAGTACATAATGCAGACGATAGCAAAGGTGCTCGACCAGGTACCCTTCATGGCTGACCCAGAGGAGGGGCTCGTAGTCAAGGCTCTTAGCGCCGACAAGACAACAATGGTGGTGATGAAGATCCCCCTGGGCGCCTTTGAAGAGTTCGACGCGCCTGAAAAGAAGGGTTTCATAGTACCAGCCGACGAGCTTAACAAGGTGGCGAAGAGAGGCACGAGGAACGATATAGTCGAGATTGTCGTCGAGGAGGACCAGAGGCGTCTACGCGTAAACTTCATTGACAAGAAGACTGGCGTACGCAGGACCTTCTATGTGCCGCTGATCGAGGGTGTTGTCGAGGAGCTTACAGAGCCTCAGGTGGAGCTCACGGTAACCGCCCAGATGAGCGCAGATGACTTCAAGCATATTGTTAGAGATGCGAAGATTGTAAGCGACGAGGTCGAGTTTGTTGCTGAGCAGGACCGCTTGATAGCGAGGACGGTAACGCCGCAAAAAGAGTATTACAACATAATGGAGGTTGGGAGGCCGCTCATAACCTACGAGGTGCGTACCAACCCGCCTGTAGTCTCCAAGTACGCTGTGGACTTGCTACAGTCGAGCCTAAAGGCCACACAGGCAGCCTCAACGGCCACCATAGAGTTTGGTGAGGCACTGCCAATGCGGATAACGTTTGACCTCCCCGGCGGAGGCACCCTAGTGTACTGGATATCCCCGAGGATGTGA
- the nadA gene encoding quinolinate synthase NadA: MSGFIEELREKIARLKEKRRAVILAHNYQLPEVQDVADLVGDSLELARAAMETDADVIVFAGVRFMAEMAAALNPDRVVLHPVPEAGCPLADSLAREDVARAREEHPGAPFLVYVNSPLWAKAEADYVVTSASAAKLASILAREGVEKIVFGPDRNLAEYVEEVTGVKTVPVPTRGHCPVHEFLISPYYVRKAREKWGDRAAILVHPEAPRESRRMADFVGSTSQMIRAVAKFRDRSVVLLGTEEGLVYRARRLNPGVRVEPLNPIAVCIDMKKITLQAIADALEKMEPKVRVDPNVARRAREVIEESVRIVTRS; this comes from the coding sequence ATGTCTGGGTTCATTGAGGAGCTGCGCGAGAAGATAGCGAGGTTGAAAGAGAAGCGTAGGGCTGTGATACTCGCGCACAATTATCAGCTTCCGGAGGTCCAGGATGTGGCTGACTTGGTCGGTGATAGTCTGGAGCTTGCAAGGGCGGCGATGGAGACCGATGCCGACGTGATAGTGTTCGCTGGTGTGAGGTTTATGGCTGAGATGGCGGCTGCCCTTAACCCGGATCGTGTAGTGTTGCACCCGGTGCCCGAAGCTGGCTGCCCTCTAGCTGATAGCCTGGCGCGGGAGGATGTTGCTAGGGCTCGTGAGGAGCATCCGGGGGCACCATTCCTCGTCTATGTTAACTCGCCGTTGTGGGCTAAGGCTGAAGCCGACTACGTGGTTACCAGCGCATCGGCGGCTAAGCTTGCATCGATACTAGCCCGGGAGGGTGTAGAGAAGATAGTGTTCGGTCCCGATAGGAACCTTGCCGAGTATGTAGAGGAGGTTACCGGTGTGAAGACGGTGCCGGTGCCGACGCGCGGACATTGCCCAGTACACGAGTTTCTCATCTCGCCATACTATGTGCGCAAGGCTAGGGAGAAGTGGGGCGACCGGGCGGCGATACTGGTCCACCCGGAGGCGCCGAGAGAGTCGAGGAGAATGGCCGACTTTGTTGGCAGCACGAGCCAGATGATAAGGGCGGTTGCGAAATTCCGGGATAGGAGTGTCGTCCTTCTCGGCACAGAGGAGGGTCTGGTCTACCGCGCGAGGAGGCTAAACCCAGGTGTGCGCGTAGAGCCCCTTAACCCAATAGCGGTCTGTATAGACATGAAGAAGATAACGCTGCAAGCGATAGCGGATGCGCTGGAGAAGATGGAGCCAAAGGTGCGTGTAGACCCAAACGTGGCTAGAAGAGCGCGCGAAGTGATAGAGGAGAGTGTGCGGATAGTCACACGCAGCTAG
- a CDS encoding Rossmann-like domain-containing protein: MQRLSSLEKSAPEAKIVREAFNTVLRPWSSLRVKEIVHGLHYGVVVSEGGFVGLYYTHTWENPGPAADLEGRALSYAWRVLADPLATLGSRAAAWGMVAAATTAWIDASVSPVNPVSDEVEAIGIHSGMSVALIGFIEPLARRLVEHGAKVTAFDRNPSSRKWGCKNSETPVLPDTYALPLIEEGAFDALIVSGSALAHPGVAAKLANTAREAGTAIRVLLGPSAGIHPWICAKLGFTHVAGSHAPRETREKLVAMVKAGYGYRRFKHLLVKWVVECTGVS; this comes from the coding sequence GTGCAGAGGTTATCGTCTCTCGAGAAAAGCGCACCGGAAGCGAAGATAGTGCGTGAGGCTTTCAACACAGTCCTCCGCCCTTGGAGCAGCTTGAGAGTCAAAGAGATTGTCCATGGTCTTCACTATGGTGTGGTTGTCTCCGAGGGAGGGTTCGTAGGCCTCTACTATACGCATACGTGGGAGAACCCGGGGCCAGCCGCCGACCTAGAAGGGAGGGCGTTGAGCTACGCTTGGAGGGTGCTCGCAGACCCCCTGGCGACGCTAGGCTCTAGGGCAGCGGCCTGGGGGATGGTCGCAGCCGCGACAACTGCATGGATAGATGCTAGTGTCTCGCCGGTTAACCCGGTGAGTGACGAGGTAGAGGCAATCGGGATACATAGTGGTATGAGCGTGGCTCTCATAGGCTTCATAGAGCCGCTTGCCCGTCGCCTGGTAGAGCACGGCGCCAAGGTCACAGCCTTCGATCGTAACCCCTCAAGCCGCAAGTGGGGCTGCAAGAACAGCGAGACGCCAGTCCTCCCCGACACATACGCGCTACCACTCATAGAAGAGGGCGCCTTCGACGCACTGATAGTATCAGGGTCAGCGCTTGCACATCCCGGCGTAGCCGCGAAGCTAGCAAACACGGCTAGAGAAGCCGGGACAGCAATACGCGTCCTCCTAGGGCCATCTGCAGGCATACACCCGTGGATATGCGCTAAGCTTGGCTTCACGCACGTAGCCGGCAGCCACGCACCAAGAGAGACTAGAGAGAAGCTCGTAGCCATGGTGAAGGCGGGCTACGGATACAGGAGGTTCAAACACCTCCTCGTCAAGTGGGTGGTTGAGTGTACCGGGGTCAGCTAA
- a CDS encoding mechanosensitive ion channel family protein — translation MLGALVYSVEEQVASLLPVVARYVAAALVFIIGLVIAVIARKAAERSFLRAMPRDVANIVEKLIYYGIVALAAVSALSVAGVEATGFLVAGSIVGVALGFASQTVVSNFLSGIFLYIDKPFKPGDAVEIDGIGGVITDITIFSTRIRTWDGIHTRLPNSKVFEATIRNYVGNVVRRVEYRVGISYSADINKAIEVIRRVLEEHPLVLAEPEPMVFVEDLGDSAVILNVRFWAPSSHWFQAKAELLKLIKEALDREGIEIPFPQRVVWLRGVERAEVIVSREKRTGSEDSA, via the coding sequence TTGCTAGGCGCGCTCGTATACAGCGTTGAAGAGCAAGTTGCGAGCCTGTTGCCGGTAGTGGCGAGGTATGTAGCAGCGGCACTAGTCTTCATCATCGGTCTTGTCATAGCTGTTATCGCGAGGAAGGCTGCCGAGAGGAGCTTCCTACGCGCTATGCCCAGGGACGTGGCTAACATAGTTGAGAAGCTCATATACTACGGTATAGTTGCGCTCGCCGCCGTGTCGGCCCTATCTGTGGCAGGTGTGGAGGCCACGGGCTTCCTCGTCGCTGGTAGCATTGTGGGCGTCGCGCTAGGCTTCGCCTCGCAAACCGTTGTGTCCAACTTCCTCTCCGGCATCTTCCTCTACATAGACAAGCCGTTCAAACCGGGCGATGCGGTCGAGATAGACGGTATAGGAGGAGTGATAACGGACATCACGATATTCTCGACAAGGATACGCACATGGGATGGGATACACACGAGGCTCCCGAACAGCAAGGTATTCGAGGCGACGATAAGGAACTATGTTGGTAATGTCGTTAGGCGTGTAGAGTACCGTGTGGGCATATCCTACAGTGCGGACATAAACAAGGCTATCGAGGTGATACGCAGGGTGCTCGAGGAGCATCCGCTTGTGCTCGCCGAGCCGGAGCCCATGGTGTTCGTAGAGGACCTCGGGGATAGCGCTGTGATACTCAACGTTAGGTTCTGGGCGCCATCCAGCCACTGGTTCCAGGCTAAAGCCGAGCTACTGAAGCTGATCAAGGAGGCTCTCGACCGTGAGGGTATAGAGATCCCGTTCCCGCAGCGTGTAGTATGGCTGCGGGGCGTAGAGCGTGCAGAGGTTATCGTCTCTCGAGAAAAGCGCACCGGAAGCGAAGATAGTGCGTGA
- a CDS encoding M16 family metallopeptidase, with the protein MPLERLDLRNGGVLYLDRVPGEETIALAVGFRVGSATEPPDKRGLAHLTEHMLFRSNERYTYRDIDRGFELSGGESNAYTSRDAVVLVFESLRESFTRVLDIVKWMLIGKRVDPKEFEMEKSVVLQEIAEAESNPRERIYDLVFTALYGRSDLGDPIHGYRETVEPLEPSDIVWFKECFFTGRLLVAVLSGGFSREHVEAVKALLEMFEEEPCSIRSPSRGEPRDITEESSEAKHAYVALGLEVEGSDEVLSAAKFMLGEGATSILFEKLRSEKGLVYSYGVVYDATPWTKSLAVILEGVEPSRVDEALSELWGCIEALDNGDEEYVEGRKRYFRFITRPSKISMYTRALTSVYLAMRGSPLSFEERRERLLALDWRRLKPRVLARASVVIRPGA; encoded by the coding sequence TTGCCGCTCGAGAGGCTTGACCTCAGGAATGGTGGTGTGCTCTACCTTGACAGGGTTCCCGGCGAGGAGACTATCGCGTTGGCTGTTGGGTTCCGGGTAGGGTCGGCGACGGAGCCGCCTGACAAGAGGGGATTAGCGCACCTCACTGAACACATGTTGTTCCGTAGCAACGAGAGGTACACGTATCGAGATATTGACCGTGGCTTCGAGCTTAGTGGTGGAGAGTCGAACGCCTACACTAGCCGCGATGCCGTAGTACTCGTGTTCGAATCGCTCCGTGAGAGCTTCACGAGGGTACTGGATATCGTCAAGTGGATGTTGATCGGTAAGCGTGTGGACCCCAAGGAGTTCGAGATGGAGAAGAGTGTGGTGCTCCAGGAGATAGCCGAGGCCGAGAGTAACCCACGTGAACGCATCTATGACCTCGTGTTCACAGCCCTCTATGGTAGGAGCGACCTGGGCGACCCTATACACGGCTACCGGGAGACAGTAGAGCCCCTCGAGCCAAGTGATATCGTGTGGTTCAAGGAGTGTTTCTTCACGGGTAGGCTGCTCGTCGCCGTTCTATCCGGGGGCTTCAGCCGCGAGCACGTGGAGGCCGTCAAGGCGCTCCTCGAGATGTTCGAGGAAGAACCGTGCAGCATTAGGAGCCCATCTCGCGGCGAGCCTCGGGATATAACCGAGGAGTCTAGCGAGGCGAAACACGCGTATGTCGCGCTCGGTCTAGAGGTAGAGGGTAGTGACGAGGTACTCTCGGCAGCTAAGTTCATGCTGGGTGAGGGTGCGACTAGCATACTCTTCGAGAAGCTTCGTAGCGAGAAGGGGCTAGTCTACAGCTATGGCGTGGTCTACGATGCGACCCCTTGGACGAAGAGCCTTGCCGTTATACTCGAGGGGGTGGAGCCGAGCCGCGTCGACGAGGCCCTCTCCGAGCTATGGGGGTGTATAGAGGCGTTGGATAACGGGGACGAGGAGTATGTCGAGGGTAGGAAGAGGTACTTCCGCTTCATAACAAGACCATCCAAGATATCGATGTACACGAGGGCCTTGACGAGCGTATACCTGGCTATGAGGGGTTCTCCTCTCAGCTTCGAGGAGAGGAGGGAGAGGCTCCTGGCTCTCGACTGGCGTCGCTTAAAACCCCGGGTGTTGGCGAGAGCCTCTGTAGTGATAAGGCCGGGGGCCTAG
- a CDS encoding phosphoribosyltransferase, which translates to MSFDCKLETLQGRIFYCDDWSWRAPVFRDRWHAGEVLAGLVSMLVERGVWEKPSWVYAIPAGGVPVGLQVAKVLGARFDLIVVKKVTYPWTTEAGFGAVAPDGRPIVDASAASELGDEVVARQAEAAWEKVRERLEKLRGTTRYPRLEGETVLVVDDGIAAGWTMIAAVRFLRNLAATRIYVAAPTGSLDGTSRVAEHADSVAVVNLRGGLYFAVADAYLEWRDLEDEEVVEILRREGWSPPL; encoded by the coding sequence TTGAGCTTCGATTGTAAACTGGAGACGTTGCAGGGCCGCATCTTCTACTGTGACGATTGGTCGTGGAGAGCCCCGGTGTTTCGTGACCGCTGGCACGCTGGCGAGGTGCTAGCCGGGCTCGTGTCGATGCTCGTGGAGAGGGGCGTCTGGGAGAAGCCCTCGTGGGTTTACGCTATACCCGCGGGCGGCGTGCCTGTAGGCCTCCAGGTTGCCAAGGTGCTGGGCGCCCGTTTCGACCTCATAGTTGTCAAGAAGGTCACGTACCCGTGGACTACCGAGGCTGGCTTCGGCGCGGTGGCGCCCGATGGTAGGCCGATTGTGGACGCGTCAGCCGCCTCTGAGCTGGGCGACGAGGTTGTCGCGAGACAGGCTGAAGCCGCTTGGGAGAAGGTGCGCGAGAGGCTAGAGAAGCTCCGCGGCACAACGAGATACCCAAGGCTCGAGGGTGAGACCGTACTAGTCGTTGATGACGGCATAGCTGCAGGCTGGACGATGATAGCCGCCGTGAGATTCCTCCGCAACCTCGCCGCCACCAGGATCTACGTGGCGGCGCCCACGGGGAGCCTAGACGGCACTAGTAGAGTCGCGGAGCATGCCGATAGCGTGGCTGTTGTTAATCTACGTGGAGGCCTCTACTTTGCTGTTGCAGATGCCTACCTGGAGTGGAGGGACCTCGAGGACGAGGAGGTCGTGGAGATCCTCCGTAGAGAGGGTTGGAGCCCACCCCTCTAG
- the xerA gene encoding site-specific tyrosine recombinase/integron integrase: protein MRFELDPPPPGILERSNDEILELFLEALRAAGASEKTVKAYRSAITDFLEFIGDKPLREVTQEDVLRWRAERLRNGFPRKRRNRSKRLDPFEERRLRQATLHYYTLFLRGFFEWLGLPVKVPVVAKPRGREVEALTEEEILRLLSAARDTLDILILALLLETGLRAQEAISLRLRDIDPVRREIRVRNAKYGEERTVFYGDLTAAALAKWLEENPHLGPDDPLLGISYSGLYKRLKSLARRAGIDPEKVRPHVLRHTFATEALKRGMSLPAVQRLLGHKDIKTTQIYLHLLREDIRDQYMRAFTNQWVQQPPATPPAPAVQAAWPPWQQPVQQPYPQQIQPVPQAQQLGPYPPPQYYQQPQWQQWSQQPPSPQQHHQWPAYPQPQTQQQQQLQQPAPVPQMQPFIQQQAPVQLGMPWPHPRREASTQTGEAQT from the coding sequence GTGCGGTTTGAGCTTGACCCGCCGCCGCCCGGTATACTAGAGCGTAGCAATGATGAGATACTCGAGTTGTTCCTTGAGGCTCTTCGGGCGGCTGGCGCGAGTGAGAAGACTGTGAAGGCCTATAGGTCTGCTATCACCGACTTCCTCGAGTTTATCGGTGATAAGCCGCTTCGTGAGGTGACACAGGAGGATGTGCTGAGGTGGAGGGCTGAGAGGCTACGCAATGGGTTCCCGAGGAAGAGGAGGAACCGCTCGAAGCGTCTCGACCCGTTTGAGGAGAGGAGGTTGAGGCAAGCCACTCTCCACTACTACACCCTCTTCCTCAGGGGCTTCTTCGAGTGGCTAGGGCTCCCGGTGAAGGTGCCGGTGGTCGCCAAGCCTCGTGGGCGCGAGGTAGAGGCTCTCACCGAGGAGGAGATACTCCGGCTATTGTCGGCGGCGAGGGATACCCTGGATATCCTCATACTCGCCTTGCTGCTGGAAACTGGTCTACGTGCACAAGAGGCTATCTCGCTCCGGTTGCGCGATATCGATCCCGTCCGTCGCGAGATCCGCGTGAGGAACGCGAAGTACGGCGAGGAGCGCACGGTCTTCTATGGCGACTTGACTGCAGCGGCGCTAGCCAAGTGGCTGGAGGAGAACCCTCACCTGGGCCCCGACGACCCTCTGCTCGGCATAAGCTACTCCGGGCTGTATAAGAGGCTCAAGAGTCTCGCTAGGAGGGCTGGCATAGACCCAGAGAAGGTTAGGCCACACGTCCTGCGCCACACGTTCGCTACAGAGGCGTTGAAGAGGGGCATGAGCCTACCGGCAGTGCAGAGGCTGCTAGGCCACAAGGACATCAAGACCACGCAGATCTACTTGCACTTACTCCGCGAGGACATCAGAGACCAGTACATGAGGGCGTTTACAAACCAGTGGGTACAGCAGCCGCCCGCAACGCCACCGGCGCCAGCCGTACAAGCCGCGTGGCCTCCATGGCAGCAACCAGTGCAACAACCGTATCCCCAGCAGATACAGCCGGTGCCACAAGCACAACAACTCGGACCATATCCGCCGCCACAATACTATCAACAACCGCAATGGCAACAGTGGAGCCAGCAACCACCTAGCCCGCAGCAGCATCACCAGTGGCCGGCCTACCCTCAACCACAGACACAGCAACAGCAGCAGCTACAACAGCCCGCACCAGTACCCCAGATGCAGCCATTCATACAGCAACAGGCGCCGGTACAGCTGGGCATGCCCTGGCCGCATCCTAGGCGAGAGGCCTCCACCCAAACGGGCGAGGCCCAGACATGA
- a CDS encoding CRISPR-associated DxTHG motif protein, which translates to MSKRPRLRFIPSLLPSNTGPLVLPAPTIVAGVWGYPGAWRPAEYVFTSKDASIARVAKSSLEPLVEFYNPEHVVIFIADTVAPREALREARSYSDVLEAVVRWLYGWLRDNTDAIRERLSRLSVEVVPNVGFYQECEWKFAEGASPLDAFRALTLRVLYEKLVDVALEAPVVRLVLDLTHGINYMPVLAREAALHAAIAASLTTGSTVELVLVNSEPYPVGWSSDKPPRLEVHVLGIERVDAGYAALRASIDLVKTVLRNGNVRVKLASAPGKLAPVLGTTLNTPARMLVERDGIPAAVVTLYGLPLAAAYLAVDSELDVDNAMELYKTAIDYFRGYTRLERQPCRVFHEVGLDYAGLRSLLYAASLVRHVKRAYAGALSDDTVCCNLETLEDRGVYIDELSEIAGRLATPYRTIVGTELHKIEETIRAVAKCRCGGGDGPRCEKPEALHFPIYCDDWPGEKCKEQIDLRNLLAHAGLEYNAIEATIDESGIALRYREGCWEIVKKLLKTTARMLAEG; encoded by the coding sequence GTGTCGAAACGACCCCGCCTCCGGTTTATACCTAGCCTCTTGCCTAGCAATACTGGTCCTCTGGTCTTGCCGGCTCCGACCATAGTAGCTGGTGTATGGGGCTACCCGGGGGCTTGGCGCCCAGCCGAGTACGTGTTTACGAGTAAGGATGCGAGCATAGCCAGGGTGGCGAAGTCCTCCCTCGAACCCTTAGTAGAGTTCTACAATCCGGAACACGTGGTAATCTTCATCGCTGATACTGTGGCTCCGCGGGAGGCGCTCAGAGAGGCTAGGAGCTACAGCGATGTGCTCGAGGCTGTGGTTAGATGGCTCTACGGGTGGTTGAGGGACAACACGGATGCTATTAGGGAGAGGCTATCGAGGCTATCTGTTGAGGTTGTACCCAATGTCGGCTTCTACCAGGAGTGTGAGTGGAAGTTTGCTGAAGGTGCATCACCTCTAGACGCTTTCCGTGCACTAACACTCCGTGTTCTCTACGAGAAGCTCGTGGATGTTGCTCTCGAGGCTCCAGTTGTGAGGCTCGTGCTAGACCTCACCCATGGCATCAACTATATGCCCGTGTTGGCTAGAGAGGCTGCGCTCCACGCCGCCATCGCCGCCAGTCTGACGACTGGTTCGACTGTCGAGCTTGTACTCGTTAATAGCGAGCCTTACCCCGTCGGCTGGAGTAGCGACAAGCCACCTCGCCTCGAGGTACACGTGTTGGGCATTGAGAGGGTTGATGCGGGGTATGCGGCTCTACGCGCATCCATCGACCTCGTGAAGACCGTGCTGCGCAACGGTAATGTCCGTGTGAAGCTCGCGTCTGCGCCTGGCAAGCTGGCCCCCGTGCTAGGCACGACGCTCAACACACCCGCAAGGATGCTAGTCGAGAGGGATGGTATCCCGGCCGCGGTTGTAACCCTCTACGGGCTACCACTCGCAGCTGCATACCTTGCGGTCGACTCGGAACTAGACGTAGATAACGCCATGGAGCTCTACAAGACCGCCATTGACTACTTCCGGGGGTACACCAGGCTAGAGAGGCAGCCGTGCCGTGTGTTCCACGAGGTGGGTCTGGATTATGCCGGGCTCCGTAGTCTACTCTACGCGGCTAGCCTCGTCCGCCACGTCAAGAGGGCCTACGCGGGAGCCCTAAGCGACGACACCGTCTGCTGTAACCTCGAGACATTAGAGGACCGCGGCGTCTACATTGACGAGTTGTCAGAGATAGCCGGTAGACTAGCCACACCATACCGCACAATAGTGGGAACCGAGCTACACAAGATAGAGGAGACTATACGAGCTGTTGCAAAGTGCAGATGCGGGGGAGGCGATGGACCCCGTTGCGAAAAGCCCGAGGCGCTACACTTCCCCATCTACTGTGACGACTGGCCGGGCGAGAAGTGCAAAGAGCAGATAGACCTGCGTAACCTCCTTGCACACGCCGGGCTAGAGTACAACGCGATAGAGGCTACGATAGACGAGTCGGGAATAGCGCTCCGCTACCGCGAGGGCTGCTGGGAGATAGTGAAGAAGCTGCTCAAGACAACCGCCAGGATGCTAGCAGAGGGTTGA